The Acipenser ruthenus chromosome 11, fAciRut3.2 maternal haplotype, whole genome shotgun sequence region TTTCTCTGGTTTTATCAGTtcaaaccgaaaatcagaagccctagttataaagTATTTTAAGAAATTACGGTGCACAATAAATGTATACcttctctgaaaaaaaaagattttttttatacaacaaaTGGTTAACTGCTGAATCGTAGAGGGCATTCCAAAGGTCTTTCCAAAAGGAAGGTGGCAGTTACCCAACAGAAAGCACATTATTTTTCAGCTAGTTTTCATTATGTCCACATTAGCAGTTCATGTTCGGAAAGAAAGATATGATTATATTCTGATGAGATTACTGAAATATGCATAGACTATATATTGTGCCAAAAGACTTACGTATGATAGAGAACCTTTTAAAAGATCACTTTCACGTATATGATttctaaatgttaaaatgcagtgTATATGATGATAAACATGCTATGCTTGTTTATAATGATCTACAGATATATACTGTTCTCTCATTTGCCATCTACTAAACAAAGACGGATTATAAAAATACGTAACTCATGCCaaattgataaaaataaaactcaCATCTGCAAAAACGAGGCTGGAAAAAATGACTATTCAATTTATCCTTGATTATGATCTACTTTGTCTGACCTGTCTCCGACAAAGATTTGTGTAAATAAGTGTAACTGGCAGTAAATCTGAATTGATATGCACAGAGAACTTGTTCAGACTGCCAATTTAATTTACTGAAAGAGTGAAACTACTAAATTAACAATAATGGGCTTCTGTTTTTACCCCTAATGCACACATGGAGGATCAGTTAAAATAGAATGCAGTAATTCAATTCACTGCCCTTTCATCCATTAATTCATccatatagttttatttatacattttctcTTAACAAAATAGGACTTTGATCTTTTGGAAGGGCCTACATCGAATATATTTAACTGGCTCATCTATACAGATTGACCAAAAAGTCATCCATCGCTGTAATTACCTATTTTCTTCCAAAGGATAATTTGTAATACCTACAGTGTTAGAAATTGTTCAAATCTCATATCTCAGGCACACTCATACATATTTGAACAACAATTTGAAAACTGACTGTGTGGCAAGGTAAAAGCCCTacttgtgtaaatagtgtgtttgggaaagtaaggttggcagggatggggttaattctgtccctgccagcaatcacaggtgtggccattctccagttaggtaactgagtgctaattggaAAATGGCCACCTGTATACAAGGAGAAGTGCTTTGCGTAGGAAAAGGCAGTTAGGTGTGTGTAACTGTGTGTAACTGAGCAGTGAAGACGAATGGCAAGCCTACGTTTGCTTGTTTTGGAtgaatctttattttggccctcgtgccagtttGTTTGTTCCTTGGTTTTGTGTTTGTCAAATAAACGTTCACATacatgcttaaactgcagcttttcctgactctgagtcttatTTCTGACACTATCCTGCTACAGTGCAATAAAAGCAACAATCCCCATGCTGCTACCTTTCGGTCCTTCTTGTAAATCACCTCTTCCATTCAAACTAACTGCAATTCGTAGATTTCATAAATTATCTGCATggattttgttagtttttttttgtgggcAGATCAATCAGATCTGAAACATTTTTCAACAGGTAATATGTAAGACTTCCAAGTGActgaagtacattttaaaaatgtgtcttttccTATTTATAAAGagcattacaaaatataaaataatacaatacctatagtttttttcttttcatatttgattatgttaaaataaaaacaaagtatttcAATGCTTTGATTAATTAAGAATGTGGAACATTTCATTCTTATCTCCATAGCTTTGTGTAGTCCACAAACAGCTTTCATTTTGAGTGGCAGCATTATGACTCTCAAAGCAAGTATTTTACTTTCCCTCTCCATCTGAACAATGCACATGGACAGTGTATGCTTTACATGAACCTCTACAAAAATCAATTAAGGTAattaaattactaaataataaaaagtacaaaaaattCCATAAATATGCAAACAATGAATTACAACAACCACTGTCTGCAATACATATTCATAGGTCAAGGGTCATTTAAAGTACAGACTGTTCCTTGATAATGTACACCCTGTTTTTCTCAATGCTGACCATAACAATATTTACCGTATCGAAATGGTAAAATaactaatatattatttttcaaaaaaggTAGATGTCTTCAGTAGGATCACTTGGTGTAATCCAATCTGTGCCTTTGTAAAAGAGGTCTGTTTGCAGCACAAGCTTGGTGCTAGACTTTGGCTGTAGCTTTCACTCATGACAGCAAAAAGGTAGAGCTGATATCTTCAGCCCAAAGGCTAATAAGGCCCAACTCCAGCATGAAAACAGTGCTTGTTGAGGCCATAATTCCTGCTGTTTCAGCAGGCAAAATCCTCAAAAACCCTACGGTGAgagtggtggtgatggtggttaGGGAGTATAGCGCCAGAGTACTCTCCTCCTGGGTGGCTCCTCTGTGTTTCACAAGAATCCTGAGACAAAACAAAGAGGTTCAGATGCATGTACAGAAGATATAGTttatactgttttattatttttactgccaTGGCATTTTCTATGTTGAAAAAAGAATATAGAAAGCCAGatatttaaaaattacaaaactTGTTTTTGAGAACAATTGTTTAACAATGATAGCCCTGTAATCACAGTAACAAACACACATCTCATAGCTGAGTCAGCACTATTAAAATTAAATTAGTGTAACTGCATACAAAAAATATGATGTGGATATTCAAGAATATGgtataaaaatgaaatgcattacagTAACTGCAGATGTCAATGTGTATTATAATGCAGTGCACAGTTTTGTTCAGGATGACTGCTGTGAGGAACATTTTGCATGACTGCCTCCCTGACCACCTGGAGAAGCTAAACTAGTGCTGAGAAGAGATGCAGGATTCAAAAATAAAGGGGCACGGCGCTTTATTGTACCAGGGAAATAGTGATTTCAAATGTCAACTGTACTAACCAgtgtataaaacatgtacagaaagTAAGCAATAagcagttgtattttttttattttttttggtttgttttcctCTACAAGACAATAcattcaaaactgcagtataaaaaATGACcttgaatttaaataaagagataaataaataaaaaatgtactcaGCAGTAATACATTTTTCCAGTAAATATGTGCTTCTAAACACAGCGTATAAGAACTTGTAGTGCGTTATTGCTTACTTAGTGGCAAATTCTATATACATCTGTACATGGAATGACATACATTTAACTCAAACTTACTGGGCTTTTCATATTACCCAACCCCAATGTTACTACACTGTCAGACTGCTTCTTGGTGGGATCTTTCCGTGGTTTTACAAGCCGGTGAACTTTATCTCTAGCCACCTGGAATTCAGAAAGAGATATTTATAAACAACTGCGCTGAAAAAAACAAGAGGGTTAGATTAGCAACGAACCCATCTTGAGGGTTTAAGAGTTCAGTGTGGGTTCAGGGGTTTAAGACAGTAGTCTTGAGAAGCATTACCAAGCAGGATTATACCTTCATGAAAAACTACTATACAAGTAGTTGAGAAATTCATAGCAGCCCTCTGGTAAAAACATCAGCATAAGTGTTGTGTGCAGTTCTGGTATTGTAACATTATGTTTTAAGGAAGCCCAAGGAATTACATAAAAAATACACTTGCAACTCATGTAGGAATACAAATGAAAGTGatagtcaaataaaataaatccttttTGATTGCATAATGCATTACATAAATCtaaaattaatacaattacaTAAAGATGAAATAAAGCTTACAAAACTATtacaatctttattattattattattattattattatataataataataataataataataataataataataataataataataataataataataataaaagattgtAATAGTTTTTAGTCTTATTCACAGTTGTTTTGTGAACTATGACCAAATTATATCAAAATATTAATCTTCAAATTAGTTTGATttataaagaagaagaagaacattttttttaaattacttatcATGGCAGGTGTAAACACTTAGGGCAAAACATTGTACATCACTTTCCATGGCAAAGTCCCACCTAGCACGGCATATTGGGGTGATCAAAATTGAGCCCAATGTCTTTTGTTTGCATGTATTTTCTCACTGCTAATACATGGGAGGTACCATGTTCAAAATCATTCGAGGGTAAGGAGTTGGTGGGCTTACCTCAAAGATGTAATCCAGTATTTCCAAAATTGTAAGAATGCTCGCCCCAATAAACAATCCCATTTGACCTCCAATGTCACCTGATTGATAAGacaaaattaatcatatttctgtatatatatatatatatatatatatatatagagagagagagagagagagagagagagagagagagagagagagagagagagagagacacagtgcTCACTCGTTATAACGCGCcttgttatagtgcggaatcggttataacacggtagggtcgtggctcccatttgctccataatgccattacagtagcccttttatactcgttataaggcggaaaaCAAATAGCAGGGTCTTGTAACTATGGATCcgcactatagcgttataaagggtgagcactgtatacacacacacacacacacacacacacacacacagagtatatatAACTTAATAAAAAAGATTTCATGAAATGAAAATGCCCACCCAGCAAGCCTGCCATATCATATGCTTTCTTCTGTTCAATTTTTTCATAATTAAGGGCTTCAAAGAAAATATCCAAAACCAGAAAATTGTCTCTGTAGAGAAAAAGCAATGCAAGACTttgataaataaatcattaaaattcACTAGATATTTAGCATAGTCATCATGCTTTTATGTGTTCTGACCTCTATTCAATCTGTATTTTGTGTGTAGCCCCCTGAAAGTACAGTTTGACATATTTTCTTCATTAATTCCCTCCATTTTTATTCAAGTGTAATTTAAAAACTATCGGTATTTAAACAAAGATAAATGTTTGGCTATTGTTTGGTGTCACTGTATGTTACTAAAGAATAGTTACCTGATGTACTCCTCAGAGTGCTTGTATTTTTTTGATAAGTAGCGAGCAGATCCTTTGCTGGGAATTTTTACCATTGAAAGCTCCTTCCCGTAACGGATCAAGTCACATGGAGTTTCACAGGTGCAAGTACTGGACTCTTCAGTGTTCTTTATAATTTCAGCTGCAAGATAATACAGAAGACtgtatctatttaatattaatttatgccacgcaatgtAAAGCGTTACCAATAGTCCTTTATTGATAATTATTTGTATTACACACCATAAAATGTAGCCCAGTAGGAGCATCACATGTatcatattaaattaaattattgtcTGCTTACCTGCATGTAGTGATGCATATTGTATCGTGATTTAATCTTTGCAAACCCTACTAAACAGAAGACTTCCTTTAACTCTATAGTAACCCGTCTGGAGTTTCCCCCCAGGGTTAATATTAAGtacactaaatacaataaaaataacttgGGGAGAGGTCGGTGTTGAAGTGGGTTTATAAGTTTAAGGACCGCTGTTTAGATCACAACTTAGTCCTATTCTTAATTAGTTACCAATAGTAAAAGAAACTCAGATCTTACTTAGTGCATTGTCAACACACTCTGTGTAATCATGGGGAGAGCAGATTTTTTCATCACcttcaaaaacagaaaaacagaaaacatgatgATTTACTTATTGTAAACTATCAATTCCTGACACTAAAAATGTAACCAATTACTTTATAGGACGGTTCAAGTGAAGCATGCCCTACAAGTTGTCAATGCAAACAATAGTCCTGAACATTTGTTTTTCATGACGCTCAAGGTCTAAACTGTAAGTCAATTACCGCTTTTAAATGTCTAACTCATTAAATTGACTAATTATGTTGTTGGTAACAGGGTTTCACCCAAGTCGTTAAgacagcagtattattattattatttttttgtgaaatggtttttaaatgtttaatccaATGCATTTAGTGTGGTACTGAAAGGTGTTGTTAGGAGTCTACCCCCTTAAAATGTCTGTAAACTGCCATACTTCTACATGGCAGAGATTAGATACCTGGCACATGAACCATCCTGCAGCTGCATTTTCTGTACACTTCCTCTTTCTCACACTTGAGGCGGCAGGCGCTGATGCTGTAGTTATACCCGGGAATAGTTGGCTCTGCAGTGGGGCGGCACTTTCCCCAGGGCTCAGGCAGGTATGTCAGCTTAACagagtaaggggggggggggattaataaTTTGACACATTTTACACAACTGTGGCTTTTCCACTGCATTCATTCACTAAACATGTATTTGCTTGGGTATAACGAAGCAATTTATctgacctgtcaactctcccgtattcaccgggagtctctcgtattttggacccttctcccggACATCTCCTGGGACAGACTTTCTgctgtattttgctcaaaactgttaaacccccttatgtcagcaaacctttaatgtctgcaaaagtcatggccggtgtgtggttactgcaatccccatcTGTACccagcagggtttaggacccagaggagccctgtggcaggcatgcattcagtgcacaaggcaagttcacatacttagccatGCACCTGCACCCCAAATTTAGATAGTCAAATATCATCAATGGCTGTATTGCCTATAGTACCTGAATGAGTACAGTGCATTTTACCCTTTTGGCACAGAACAGCTATTAGTCAAAATGCCATCTAACCACTTACTGCCTTGATGTCCCCAGTGCCAAAATTCAGCACGTGACATACCCTTTGTTCCTGACATGAAACAAATGTCTGAAATCCTGGTGAGACCCCAAACCCGAGTTGATGGATGTAAGGAGGTTCATCTTGACTGTGAATCTGAACTCGGATCCCTGCTTCTAATGATGTTTCATctagaagataaaaaaaaaaacagaaaccatgCCTAAAATGTAaggataaacaaaaacattttactttGCGCACTTTTGCTGTTACTTTAAAGTTGtcttttttgtttacattacacacacacacacacacacacacacacacacacacacacacacacacacacacacacacacgcacacacactcacacacagacacacacagtggtttgcagaagtattcaccccactgCAAAGCTTTCAAATTaaactttacatgtagaatctacacaaactactccacattgataaagttaaaaaatgcatatagaatataaataagatttactgagaaaaacagattaatctcagttgcataagtattcaacacctttgctactgcagccctaaatcagcaagtgatttgtttgaaaggtcacagaattagtgaaatggtttcagcctgtgtgtactcaaagtggtttaacttgtagataatttccctcaggtatataaagactttcaagctgcaactcacatagtgatccaacaaagcaaccatgaagaccaaggagcttttgaaacaagtcagggataaagtggtagaagCACAGAGCATgggaagggtacaagaaaatttcaaaggtgctgtggaagggtggtggacaattcactggcacacaggagacagaattttatttgtaacgccgctcaggtgcactgttttattttagcccacagagggcgctgttgtccatggcctgaataccggcaatGGTAATCAGGTCCAGGGGAATACCAACACAGGTAAACAGTTCACAATGCTGTTGCtctcacaggtgctctgaaaataa contains the following coding sequences:
- the LOC117426321 gene encoding acid-sensing ion channel 4-A-like — translated: MPIEFVCKIKFAEEDEKQKGKQEGDKESLIEETCTPPTKDLAGFANSCTLHGINHILVSGRLGIKQTLWALTFVVSLALFLYQAAKCAMFYLEHPHVTALDEEASREMVFPAVTICNINRFRFSALTDADIYHLTNLTGLPPKNKDGHKATDLVYPDPNMEDIFNRTGHQMEDMLKSCNFSGENCSAKDFSVVYTRYGKCYTFNANKSSSSKKAKQGGMGNGLEIMLDIQQEEYLPIWRETNETSLEAGIRVQIHSQDEPPYIHQLGFGVSPGFQTFVSCQEQRLTYLPEPWGKCRPTAEPTIPGYNYSISACRLKCEKEEVYRKCSCRMVHVPGDEKICSPHDYTECVDNALTEIIKNTEESSTCTCETPCDLIRYGKELSMVKIPSKGSARYLSKKYKHSEEYIRDNFLVLDIFFEALNYEKIEQKKAYDMAGLLGDIGGQMGLFIGASILTILEILDYIFEVARDKVHRLVKPRKDPTKKQSDSVVTLGLGNMKSPDSCETQRSHPGGEYSGAILPNHHHHHSHRRVFEDFAC